The following proteins are co-located in the Leptospira weilii genome:
- a CDS encoding DUF1577 domain-containing protein has product MSTQFQTHLQAQRSWETIQDLSKIKYILKEYIHFQGLLVKESPFHQELNPIEIREDGTFVFPIDSTLTNVNDELVLYRTLSKHIEISFDVIEKTDTQIICKPIFAKIAKTKRVSPRIEGLTGKVIAHKFLIPRKELDITKVLGTSGQIILNDLNRKVKQIYPFSKLVFNSSKELTPEEELVKKYKKPIYIRDTSTLDSVSEGEFANLNLLPIKETLQEELILEDRLRFFKSSKTRSLLIYPILFRSAGETQIFAMGVIESSEGPISDKVIPLYKEMEEIFNSRMGDSNTKSLDKRQNILNISEGGVLLEVTDSELIESFLHKPVFTADITFKMQAPLRFAFHIRHISQAGEIYHVGAEIVGSNDAKANMTLLKKNMNFIKTQ; this is encoded by the coding sequence ATGAGCACACAATTTCAAACGCATCTGCAAGCTCAAAGGTCTTGGGAAACGATTCAAGATTTGAGCAAGATCAAATACATCCTCAAAGAATATATTCACTTCCAAGGATTACTGGTCAAAGAATCCCCTTTTCATCAAGAATTAAACCCGATAGAAATTCGCGAAGATGGCACCTTTGTTTTCCCCATCGATTCGACTTTAACCAATGTAAACGACGAACTCGTGTTGTATAGAACCCTTTCCAAACATATCGAGATCAGTTTTGACGTGATCGAAAAAACCGATACTCAAATCATATGTAAACCGATCTTCGCAAAAATCGCAAAAACAAAAAGAGTATCCCCTCGCATCGAAGGACTGACCGGAAAAGTCATAGCTCATAAATTTCTAATCCCCAGAAAAGAATTAGATATCACTAAAGTATTGGGAACGTCAGGTCAGATCATACTCAACGATTTAAATCGTAAGGTAAAACAGATTTATCCATTTTCCAAACTAGTTTTCAATTCCTCCAAAGAACTTACACCTGAAGAAGAATTGGTAAAGAAATACAAAAAACCAATTTACATTCGAGATACATCCACTTTGGACTCAGTGTCGGAAGGAGAATTTGCAAACTTAAACTTGCTCCCGATCAAAGAAACCCTTCAAGAAGAATTGATTTTGGAAGACAGACTTCGTTTTTTCAAAAGCAGCAAGACTCGCTCTCTTCTTATATACCCGATTCTATTCAGGAGCGCGGGGGAAACTCAAATATTCGCTATGGGAGTGATCGAATCGAGCGAGGGTCCGATTTCGGACAAAGTCATTCCCCTTTACAAAGAAATGGAGGAAATCTTCAATTCCAGAATGGGGGATTCCAATACGAAATCCTTGGACAAAAGGCAAAACATTCTGAATATATCGGAAGGAGGGGTTCTTCTCGAGGTAACAGACTCGGAACTGATCGAATCCTTTTTACACAAACCTGTTTTTACGGCGGATATTACATTTAAGATGCAAGCCCCTCTGCGATTCGCATTTCATATCCGACATATTTCCCAAGCCGGAGAAATCTATCATGTAGGAGCAGAAATAGTTGGCTCCAACGATGCTAAAGCAAATATGACTCTATTGAAGAAAAATATGAACTTCATTAAGACTCAGTAA
- a CDS encoding tetratricopeptide repeat protein, with amino-acid sequence MAGIDISKTFNRALALEKEGKYSEAAQLYESLIQSQPKYQKSYLNLGALYSKQGNSRKAIEIYQKALEIGKTPELYYNIGVELYRIGEIETAIRSLKKSLEIEKRFLKSHILLAYCYRQLEKDDKTELYFTNAIRLDPKNQMALTALATLYFEKERWKECLETANKVNKLYPGDSRMQVLLSEVYTRLGNFKQSFEILKQATTQSKGFTRLSDAIEESKKNPEEAAFFDSLEKLTKNKLDEFRSKFEMNKENPEDFAPPNPQDALDLSLMYLFHGDREQALKYMLYAQKQLEESNAQESSDP; translated from the coding sequence ATGGCCGGGATAGACATCAGTAAAACATTCAATCGAGCTTTGGCTTTGGAAAAAGAAGGTAAATATTCGGAAGCCGCTCAACTCTATGAAAGTCTGATCCAATCCCAGCCAAAGTACCAAAAGTCCTATCTAAACCTGGGAGCGCTTTATTCCAAACAAGGCAATTCTAGAAAAGCGATCGAGATTTATCAGAAAGCCCTCGAAATCGGCAAAACTCCCGAACTTTACTATAACATCGGAGTAGAACTTTACAGAATCGGAGAGATTGAAACGGCGATTCGATCCTTGAAAAAATCCCTCGAAATTGAAAAGAGATTTCTGAAATCGCACATTCTACTCGCGTATTGCTATCGACAACTCGAGAAAGACGATAAAACGGAACTTTATTTCACGAATGCGATTCGACTTGATCCTAAAAACCAAATGGCCCTTACCGCTCTCGCGACTTTATATTTTGAAAAAGAACGTTGGAAAGAATGTCTTGAAACGGCCAACAAAGTAAATAAACTATATCCCGGCGATTCCAGGATGCAGGTGCTTCTTTCCGAAGTATATACTCGTCTTGGAAATTTTAAACAGTCTTTTGAGATTCTTAAACAAGCGACGACCCAATCAAAAGGGTTTACGCGTCTTTCGGATGCGATTGAAGAATCCAAGAAAAATCCGGAAGAAGCCGCATTCTTTGATTCGTTGGAAAAACTTACGAAAAACAAATTGGATGAATTCCGATCTAAATTCGAAATGAACAAAGAAAATCCGGAAGACTTCGCTCCTCCCAATCCTCAGGATGCACTTGATCTTTCACTCATGTATTTGTTCCATGGAGATAGAGAACAAGCTTTAAAGTATATGCTCTATGCTCAAAAGCAATTGGAAGAATCAAATGCACAGGAATCAAGCGATCCTTGA
- a CDS encoding OmpA family protein — protein sequence MRPFFKSIFLFTFCIFSPVFSQPLPDLPEKQFGQPLNTQNDEYNPIISPDGRFIVFQSNRPGGEGGMDLWISENVRFLDKEIPAEWTKPVNMNQNIREELKRPPVPGVRKPNLFNSNAFEGGVSILFDSNNAPSEIYFTSTPNPAIGRSGFEGLNIYRTIKDKKTGRWTDPEHLNEINSNFNEKMPAISPDGNFLIFSSDRPGGYGDFDLWISVRNPKNGSWSQPKNLGSPPNSSESEILPFIHQDGEQLYFSSNREDEKKKFRIFRIFLRYKSALDDMLEDEEETETEEIPKSKQIENPIPKVDQSSLLLLPKPFNTDKWEAYDNEGISFDKDGIWAYISSNRAGGEGQFDIYRFQVPESLRNSYILNFKGLVLDGSEKTMIGLDSTLKIYDENKPASVITSKRIGGDLTKGKPSNFATTLQTGRVYKVEISSPGFHPQEDILDLRGNIGKNRKIYRTYVLLPIQTGEGKTEETKVEPVDNQKHSSAAMKVIVADASTKQIIPDAKVTLFTPINRKGESLVQETDKKSFSINRLPESDFELFATAPKYISESINIIQKDISKNGTVTIYLRAEKDVNPIYNLRVYFEFNKTKITNENKKLLDSLVDYLSKNASDKIEIGGHTDNVASKEYNTRLSAKRARNVYEYFLSKGISEKRMKIRAYWYSQPDADNETEIGRAKNRRVGFRKL from the coding sequence ATGCGTCCTTTTTTTAAATCGATTTTTCTTTTTACTTTTTGCATCTTTTCACCCGTTTTTTCCCAACCTCTGCCGGATCTTCCGGAAAAACAATTCGGACAACCTCTCAATACACAGAACGACGAATACAATCCGATCATTAGTCCCGACGGAAGATTTATAGTATTCCAATCCAACCGCCCAGGCGGAGAAGGCGGCATGGATCTTTGGATTTCCGAGAATGTTCGCTTTTTAGATAAGGAGATCCCGGCGGAATGGACTAAACCCGTAAATATGAATCAAAACATTCGGGAAGAATTAAAGCGCCCCCCCGTTCCAGGAGTTCGTAAACCGAATCTTTTCAATTCGAACGCATTCGAAGGCGGTGTTTCCATTTTATTTGATTCAAACAACGCTCCTTCGGAAATTTATTTCACTTCGACGCCGAATCCCGCAATTGGACGCTCCGGTTTCGAAGGCCTGAATATTTATAGAACGATTAAGGATAAAAAAACCGGAAGATGGACCGACCCCGAACATCTCAACGAAATTAATTCAAACTTCAACGAGAAGATGCCCGCTATTTCTCCCGATGGAAATTTTTTGATCTTTTCTTCGGATCGTCCGGGAGGTTACGGTGATTTCGACCTTTGGATTTCGGTTCGAAATCCGAAAAACGGAAGTTGGTCTCAGCCGAAAAATTTAGGTTCTCCTCCCAACTCTTCGGAAAGTGAAATTCTTCCTTTTATCCATCAAGATGGAGAGCAACTTTATTTCAGCTCTAATCGAGAAGACGAAAAAAAGAAATTTAGAATCTTTAGAATATTCTTAAGATATAAATCCGCGTTAGACGACATGCTGGAAGACGAAGAGGAAACGGAAACGGAAGAAATCCCTAAATCCAAACAAATCGAAAATCCAATTCCAAAAGTAGATCAATCATCTTTATTGCTTCTTCCGAAACCGTTTAACACAGATAAATGGGAAGCTTACGATAATGAGGGAATCAGTTTTGACAAGGACGGAATTTGGGCCTATATTTCTTCCAACCGAGCGGGCGGGGAAGGACAATTCGATATCTACCGTTTTCAAGTTCCGGAATCTCTTCGCAACTCCTACATTTTGAACTTCAAAGGATTAGTTTTGGACGGTTCTGAAAAAACAATGATCGGATTAGATTCCACTTTAAAAATCTACGACGAAAATAAACCGGCAAGCGTAATCACCTCGAAAAGAATCGGTGGCGATCTGACCAAAGGAAAACCTTCGAATTTTGCCACAACTCTTCAAACCGGAAGAGTTTACAAAGTGGAAATCAGTTCTCCCGGCTTTCATCCTCAGGAAGATATTCTAGACCTTCGAGGAAACATAGGCAAAAATCGAAAGATCTATAGGACATACGTCCTTCTACCGATTCAAACCGGAGAAGGTAAAACGGAAGAAACGAAAGTCGAACCTGTAGACAATCAGAAACATAGTTCGGCCGCTATGAAAGTAATCGTAGCGGACGCGTCCACAAAACAAATCATTCCGGACGCGAAGGTTACTCTTTTTACACCGATAAACCGTAAGGGAGAATCTCTCGTTCAGGAAACAGACAAAAAATCATTTTCGATAAACCGACTACCCGAAAGTGATTTTGAATTATTTGCTACAGCCCCGAAATATATTTCCGAAAGTATCAACATTATTCAAAAAGATATTTCTAAAAACGGAACTGTGACTATTTATCTCAGAGCGGAAAAAGACGTAAACCCAATCTATAATCTACGAGTTTACTTCGAATTTAATAAAACAAAAATCACGAACGAGAATAAAAAGTTATTAGATTCACTTGTAGACTATCTTTCGAAAAATGCGTCCGATAAAATTGAAATCGGAGGACATACCGATAATGTAGCCTCCAAAGAATACAATACTAGACTGAGTGCCAAAAGAGCCCGTAATGTTTACGAATATTTTCTTTCAAAAGGGATCTCGGAAAAACGGATGAAAATAAGGGCTTACTGGTATTCACAACCGGACGCAGACAATGAAACAGAAATCGGAAGAGCAAAAAATAGAAGAGTTGGTTTTCGAAAACTCTAA
- the mpl36 gene encoding RlpA family plasminogen-binding lipoprotein MPL36 yields MKQVAILTTLIIFTSCASVESKRNVSASGDPSEIFFEKEIAPMDRASSSSVSQKPSRRSFEEELNVEKYAKAQPPEKTNPSSGDFDEIGMSSWYGAKFHGKPTASGEKFDKTKLTAAHPTLPLGSIIRVQNLENQKEVLVRVNDRGPFVKDRIIDLSEKAADTLDFKDIGIAKVGIKVVKLGGAASEESEDLENADDEENALLEDEKPEKLNPQKSDYPNKSLSNGKYVKGSPKGYTVQVGVFRDQTKAEAYKSSLGQEYGEKTFLFTRDGLFVIQLGDFANRTDAESLKSKLKTDGIDCFIPKK; encoded by the coding sequence ATGAAACAAGTAGCAATTTTAACCACCTTGATTATTTTTACGTCTTGCGCTTCGGTTGAATCTAAACGAAATGTCAGTGCTTCCGGAGATCCGTCAGAGATATTTTTTGAAAAAGAAATTGCACCGATGGATAGAGCTAGTTCGAGTTCCGTTTCTCAAAAACCCAGCCGTAGGTCTTTTGAGGAGGAATTGAACGTTGAGAAATACGCAAAGGCTCAACCTCCCGAAAAGACGAATCCTTCTTCCGGGGATTTTGACGAAATTGGAATGTCTTCTTGGTACGGAGCTAAGTTTCACGGAAAGCCGACCGCAAGTGGGGAGAAGTTCGATAAGACAAAATTAACCGCGGCGCATCCTACTCTTCCTTTGGGTTCCATCATACGAGTTCAAAATCTTGAAAATCAAAAAGAGGTTTTGGTTCGCGTTAACGACAGAGGACCTTTCGTAAAAGATAGAATCATCGACCTTTCCGAAAAAGCGGCGGATACTTTGGATTTTAAAGATATCGGCATTGCGAAAGTGGGTATCAAAGTGGTAAAACTCGGCGGAGCTGCTAGCGAAGAGTCGGAAGATCTCGAAAACGCGGACGATGAGGAAAACGCTCTTTTGGAAGACGAAAAGCCTGAAAAGTTAAATCCTCAAAAATCGGATTATCCAAACAAATCACTCTCCAATGGAAAATACGTGAAGGGTTCTCCAAAGGGTTATACGGTTCAAGTAGGAGTATTCCGCGATCAAACCAAAGCGGAAGCTTATAAGTCCAGCCTCGGACAAGAATACGGTGAAAAAACCTTTTTATTTACGAGAGACGGTTTGTTCGTGATCCAATTGGGCGATTTTGCAAATAGAACCGATGCCGAATCGCTGAAGTCGAAATTAAAAACCGACGGAATCGATTGTTTTATTCCAAAAAAGTAA
- the hisS gene encoding histidine--tRNA ligase, with the protein MENQKNFLTTAPYKGTRDFYPEEMRLRNWMFSVMRETVLSFGYQEYDGPILESFDLYKAKSGEEIVERQLYDFIDKGERRVAIRPEMTPTLARMVAGNLRNLPKPVRWFSIPNLWRYEQPGKGRLREHWQLNVDLFGVDTHRAELEILLIADSILKKFGAPIGSYQIKVSHRKLLDSFLKNSLKLNDYQVHGVSKLLDKKSKISSEAFEAEIRPLLNNFNEQFSLIETYLASNLETVSTIPGIDPDSIYFIRNLFQELGELGIDKQLVFDPSIIRGFDYYTGCIFEVFDTDPENRRSLYGGGRYDNLIGLFSKEQLSGIGFGLGDVTLKNFLEGHNLIPDLNREKTLFLPIMDESIFVDTFKLSKELRENGILTETMLDSAKVGKQIQIAEKKGYRYVLFLGESEIRTETVQIKDLVSGEQKSLPRKGLSNILKKDFQL; encoded by the coding sequence TTGGAAAATCAAAAAAACTTTTTAACCACCGCCCCTTACAAAGGCACTAGAGATTTTTATCCGGAGGAAATGCGACTCCGAAACTGGATGTTTTCCGTTATGCGGGAAACCGTACTTTCCTTCGGCTATCAAGAATACGACGGACCCATCCTAGAATCTTTCGATCTCTACAAGGCCAAAAGCGGAGAGGAAATCGTCGAACGGCAATTATACGACTTTATCGACAAAGGAGAACGAAGAGTCGCAATCCGTCCGGAGATGACTCCCACGCTTGCAAGAATGGTAGCCGGAAATCTTCGTAATCTCCCAAAACCTGTACGTTGGTTTTCCATTCCGAATTTGTGGAGATACGAACAACCGGGCAAAGGAAGACTACGAGAACACTGGCAATTGAATGTGGATCTTTTCGGAGTAGATACACACCGCGCCGAACTTGAAATTCTTTTGATCGCGGATTCGATTCTAAAAAAATTCGGAGCGCCTATAGGAAGTTATCAGATTAAGGTTTCTCATAGAAAGCTTTTAGACAGTTTTTTAAAAAATTCCCTTAAACTTAACGACTATCAAGTCCACGGAGTTTCCAAACTTTTAGATAAAAAATCCAAAATTTCTTCGGAAGCTTTCGAAGCCGAAATAAGACCGTTGTTGAATAACTTTAACGAACAATTTTCTCTTATCGAAACCTATCTTGCTTCCAATTTAGAAACCGTCTCTACAATCCCCGGAATCGACCCGGATTCCATTTATTTCATTCGAAATTTATTTCAAGAGCTAGGCGAACTTGGAATCGATAAACAACTTGTATTCGATCCTTCTATCATTCGGGGATTCGATTATTACACCGGTTGTATCTTCGAAGTATTCGATACCGATCCGGAAAACAGAAGATCATTGTACGGCGGAGGAAGATACGATAACCTCATCGGATTGTTCTCCAAAGAACAATTATCCGGAATCGGTTTCGGGTTAGGCGACGTAACTCTAAAAAACTTCTTAGAAGGCCATAATCTCATTCCGGATTTAAATAGAGAAAAAACCCTCTTCCTTCCAATCATGGACGAATCTATTTTTGTGGACACGTTCAAACTTTCGAAAGAACTCCGTGAAAATGGGATCCTCACCGAAACGATGCTAGACTCTGCAAAAGTCGGAAAACAAATTCAGATCGCGGAAAAAAAAGGTTATCGCTACGTATTGTTTCTTGGAGAATCGGAAATTCGCACGGAAACAGTTCAAATCAAAGACCTAGTTTCGGGAGAACAAAAAAGTCTTCCAAGAAAAGGACTTTCGAACATTCTCAAAAAAGACTTTCAACTTTGA
- a CDS encoding UDP-glucuronic acid decarboxylase family protein, with the protein MSQRRILITGGAGFIGSHLCERLLKEGNEIICLDNLHTGRKKNIQKLLNDPKFEFIRHDITDPIKLEVDQIYNMACPASPVHYQSNAIKTIKTNVLGMMNMLGLAKRVKARILQASTSEVYGNPLEHPQKETYWGNVNPIGIRSCYDEGKRVAETLCFDYQRNHKVDIRVIRIFNTYGPRMLPDDGRVVSNFIVQALKKEDITLYGEGEQTRSFCYVDDLVDGIIRMMNTEGFNGPVNLGNDGEFTVRELAELVLKETGSASKIVHKPLPQDDPARRKPDLTLAKQRLGFEPKVPLVEGIRKTIEYFKNNLD; encoded by the coding sequence ATGAGTCAACGAAGAATACTAATCACTGGCGGCGCTGGATTTATCGGATCTCATTTGTGCGAAAGACTTTTGAAAGAAGGCAACGAAATCATCTGTTTGGATAATTTGCATACCGGAAGAAAGAAGAACATTCAAAAACTTTTGAACGATCCCAAGTTCGAATTTATCAGACATGATATAACGGATCCGATCAAGCTCGAAGTTGATCAGATATACAATATGGCTTGTCCTGCAAGTCCGGTTCACTATCAATCCAACGCGATTAAAACGATCAAAACGAACGTCTTAGGCATGATGAATATGCTCGGTCTTGCAAAAAGAGTGAAGGCCAGAATTCTTCAAGCGTCTACTAGCGAAGTTTATGGAAACCCGTTGGAGCATCCGCAAAAAGAAACGTATTGGGGAAATGTAAATCCGATCGGAATCAGAAGTTGCTACGACGAAGGAAAACGAGTCGCGGAAACTCTTTGCTTTGATTATCAGAGAAATCATAAAGTGGATATTCGTGTGATTCGAATTTTCAATACATACGGACCTAGAATGCTTCCGGACGATGGAAGGGTGGTTAGCAATTTTATCGTGCAAGCACTCAAAAAAGAAGACATAACATTGTACGGAGAAGGTGAGCAAACCCGTTCTTTCTGTTATGTGGATGATTTGGTTGATGGGATCATTCGTATGATGAACACCGAAGGTTTTAACGGTCCGGTGAATCTCGGAAACGATGGGGAGTTTACCGTTCGTGAATTAGCCGAATTGGTTTTGAAAGAAACGGGCTCTGCATCCAAAATCGTTCACAAGCCATTGCCTCAAGACGACCCGGCGCGTAGAAAGCCCGATTTAACTCTCGCAAAACAACGACTGGGGTTCGAGCCGAAGGTTCCTCTTGTGGAAGGAATTCGGAAAACCATCGAGTACTTCAAAAATAACTTGGATTAA
- the folP gene encoding dihydropteroate synthase, translating into MESKYDLNSAMYSPTIFGVLNITEDSFSDGGKYLTPKAFWEKADSLLVQGADVIDIGAQSSNIRANLVGFEIEWMRMKDLISGLLAKGVRISVDSFQPKVIANALDAGVEFINHIRGFVDGESVREISKYAGTNRKFIVMYSHNHANRPDAQSHLTPQNVIFEIVKFFRERKKVLLNEGITQEQLIFDPGMGFFLSPDFQVSFEVLRRIQTLREEFSPMMVSVTKKSFLGNALGGLKVNEREIATVIAELYLSIQNVEYIRTHEPKNLKQALGIWNLLRS; encoded by the coding sequence ATGGAAAGTAAGTACGATTTGAATTCTGCGATGTATTCTCCTACTATCTTCGGAGTGTTGAACATTACCGAAGATTCGTTTTCAGACGGGGGAAAATATCTCACTCCGAAAGCTTTTTGGGAAAAAGCCGATTCCCTTTTGGTTCAAGGCGCAGATGTGATCGATATTGGAGCTCAGTCTTCCAACATTCGGGCAAATCTAGTCGGCTTCGAAATCGAATGGATGAGGATGAAAGATCTTATCTCAGGCTTGCTCGCAAAGGGAGTTCGCATTTCTGTGGATTCGTTTCAGCCTAAAGTAATCGCAAATGCTTTGGATGCCGGTGTTGAATTTATCAATCATATTCGCGGATTTGTGGATGGAGAATCCGTTCGGGAAATTTCAAAATATGCGGGAACAAATCGGAAGTTTATCGTGATGTATTCTCACAATCATGCGAATCGTCCCGATGCGCAATCCCATCTGACTCCACAAAATGTGATTTTCGAAATCGTAAAATTCTTTCGAGAAAGAAAAAAGGTTTTATTAAATGAGGGAATTACTCAGGAACAGTTGATCTTCGATCCGGGTATGGGTTTTTTCTTAAGCCCCGATTTTCAAGTGAGCTTTGAAGTTTTGAGAAGGATCCAAACTCTCAGGGAGGAATTTTCCCCAATGATGGTTTCGGTTACGAAAAAGTCCTTTTTGGGAAACGCACTCGGAGGATTGAAAGTAAATGAGCGGGAAATTGCCACCGTGATTGCGGAGCTTTATCTTTCCATTCAAAATGTGGAATATATTCGGACTCATGAACCGAAAAATTTGAAACAGGCTTTAGGAATTTGGAATTTGCTTCGTTCGTGA
- a CDS encoding Re/Si-specific NAD(P)(+) transhydrogenase subunit alpha translates to MNIGILKEAKEETRVSVTPDIVDTLKKIGAVVFVEKGAGEQSYYHDEDYKKAGANLASRQDIIGKSNIIVSIHLADPGTLAKMKPGTIYLGMFQPAINASTIQKLAAKKVEVLSLDAIARITRAQSMDVLSSQATVAGYKAVLLAASHLARFFPMLTTAAGTITPASVLIIGAGVAGLQAIASSRRLGAVVDVFDTRPEVKEQVHSLGAKFVEVEGASHSAAAGGYAVEQTEEYKKRQQEAIDKYAQKADVIITTALIPGKKAPLLITKKIVDNMKSGSVIVDLASSMGGNCEYTKHGQNVTTSRGVTVIGHRNLAGSIPADASKMFSKNVLNFLKLLIKDKKINHDLNDEILSSTTIVHKGEIRHKLTLDALGPKSGAAKPKKSVAKK, encoded by the coding sequence ATGAATATTGGAATTCTAAAAGAAGCTAAAGAAGAAACGAGAGTATCTGTAACACCCGACATCGTAGATACGTTGAAAAAAATCGGAGCGGTTGTCTTTGTTGAAAAAGGCGCTGGGGAACAATCTTATTATCACGATGAAGACTATAAAAAAGCCGGAGCAAATCTCGCATCTCGTCAAGATATTATTGGCAAATCCAATATTATAGTGAGTATTCACCTCGCGGATCCCGGGACATTAGCGAAGATGAAACCGGGAACGATTTATCTCGGGATGTTTCAGCCCGCGATAAATGCGTCGACCATCCAAAAACTCGCCGCTAAAAAAGTGGAAGTTTTAAGTTTGGATGCGATCGCAAGAATTACAAGGGCTCAGTCGATGGATGTTCTTTCTTCCCAAGCGACCGTTGCTGGCTACAAAGCGGTACTACTTGCGGCTTCTCATTTAGCTAGATTTTTTCCAATGCTTACGACTGCGGCCGGAACGATCACACCCGCTTCTGTATTGATCATTGGAGCTGGAGTCGCGGGTCTACAAGCGATCGCTTCCAGCAGAAGATTGGGTGCGGTAGTGGATGTGTTCGATACGAGACCGGAAGTAAAAGAGCAGGTTCATTCTCTTGGTGCAAAGTTCGTGGAAGTGGAAGGTGCTTCGCATTCCGCTGCGGCCGGTGGTTACGCGGTGGAACAAACTGAAGAATACAAAAAACGCCAGCAAGAAGCCATCGATAAATACGCTCAGAAAGCGGACGTAATCATAACGACGGCATTGATTCCGGGGAAAAAAGCCCCTTTGTTGATTACGAAGAAAATTGTGGATAATATGAAATCCGGTTCGGTAATTGTGGATCTTGCGTCTTCCATGGGAGGAAACTGCGAATATACGAAACATGGACAAAATGTAACCACTTCGAGAGGGGTGACGGTAATCGGCCACAGAAATCTTGCGGGCTCGATTCCTGCGGACGCTTCAAAAATGTTCAGTAAAAACGTTTTAAATTTTCTTAAACTATTGATTAAAGATAAAAAGATCAATCACGATCTGAATGACGAAATTCTTTCTTCCACAACGATTGTTCATAAAGGGGAAATTCGTCATAAACTTACGTTAGATGCTTTAGGGCCGAAGTCAGGAGCAGCAAAACCTAAGAAGAGCGTTGCCAAGAAATAA
- a CDS encoding phosphatase PAP2 family protein, which yields MIDIVDQIDFSLSTWIRTKLHNPKMSHVLSKINRGEIFLLILLPFLYLKNDLQIVWYWVLIFTGLVTYANDRFVLFLKKLIARKRPLITVAGKVDSNPDMKHSFPSAHAANSMTAVLILVLLFKFSPALILISFLAGVGRLLSLHHFVSDVIGGWMIGTVFGFFGLFLGNALLRFCCS from the coding sequence TTGATAGATATCGTAGATCAAATCGATTTTTCACTCTCTACTTGGATTCGGACAAAACTCCATAATCCTAAGATGAGCCATGTTCTTTCCAAAATCAATCGAGGAGAAATATTTCTACTTATCCTTCTTCCCTTTCTTTATTTAAAAAACGATCTCCAGATCGTTTGGTACTGGGTTTTGATTTTTACGGGTTTGGTGACTTATGCAAACGATCGTTTTGTTCTTTTTTTAAAAAAACTCATCGCAAGAAAAAGACCTTTGATCACCGTCGCCGGAAAGGTGGATTCAAACCCAGACATGAAACATTCGTTTCCTTCCGCTCACGCGGCGAATTCCATGACCGCGGTTTTGATTCTTGTACTTTTATTTAAATTTTCTCCGGCTTTGATCTTGATTAGTTTTTTAGCCGGAGTGGGAAGGCTGCTTTCTCTTCATCACTTCGTAAGCGATGTGATCGGCGGTTGGATGATCGGAACAGTTTTCGGTTTTTTCGGTTTATTTCTTGGCAACGCTCTTCTTAGGTTTTGCTGCTCCTGA
- the cysE gene encoding serine O-acetyltransferase — MFENIKFIRKYDPAAKSYLEIVLCYPGLHALWFHKLAHFLYRMKLPLIPRIINTFSRFITGIDIHPGAQIANGIMIDHGHGVVIGETATIAKGCLIYQGVTLGGTGKESGKRHPSLLENVVVGAGAKILGNITIGKNVRVGAGSVVMRDIPHDTTVVGIPAKIVRSKMPIGEKGEHMLDHNEIPDPVAKVFSILIEKIETLQKEIHSMDKSKIDHIQLKKEKDNLEEILDEFIHGSGI, encoded by the coding sequence TTGTTTGAAAACATTAAATTTATAAGGAAGTATGATCCAGCCGCTAAGTCTTATTTGGAAATTGTACTTTGTTATCCGGGTCTACACGCGCTCTGGTTCCATAAACTGGCTCACTTTCTTTATCGGATGAAGCTTCCTTTAATTCCAAGGATAATCAATACTTTCTCCAGATTTATCACCGGAATAGATATCCATCCGGGGGCTCAAATCGCAAACGGAATTATGATCGATCACGGACATGGGGTCGTAATCGGCGAAACAGCGACGATCGCTAAAGGATGTTTGATTTATCAGGGTGTAACTCTTGGTGGAACTGGGAAAGAATCCGGAAAACGTCATCCGTCTTTGCTTGAGAACGTGGTAGTCGGCGCAGGTGCTAAAATCCTTGGAAATATCACGATTGGAAAAAACGTACGAGTAGGAGCAGGATCCGTCGTTATGCGAGACATCCCACACGATACAACCGTGGTTGGAATTCCCGCAAAAATAGTTCGCTCCAAAATGCCGATCGGAGAAAAAGGCGAACACATGCTGGATCATAACGAAATTCCGGATCCGGTTGCAAAGGTATTTTCGATTTTAATCGAAAAAATCGAAACTCTTCAAAAAGAAATTCATTCTATGGACAAGAGCAAAATTGATCACATACAATTGAAAAAGGAAAAAGATAATTTAGAGGAAATTTTGGACGAGTTTATTCACGGTAGCGGGATCTAA